CGTAAGAGCTATCGGGGTCGAATTTTCGGTCTAATCATCGTACTCATCACCGTGAGTGTCATGGTGATGTTGTTCACGCTTTTTACACTTTTTCGAAGTGTCGCCTACCAAAATCAATATATCTTATCTAGTTATGTTGATAACCAAGCCCTATTGTTTGAACGGATGTTACTGGAACAGCCTGACTGGCAGGTTGAAGACCGGCTGACCGTGATGCGAAGAGTGTATTCGCAATTTGACCGGCAAACGCTCCCAATCAACGAGACAACGGGAGTCTTTGAGGTCATCGTGCAAACCAACGATGAGATGCATTGGCTAATGGGCGGCGATACGATCGTCTCCAGTGCTGCTTATCTCATGGAAGATAAGGTGATTCTTGCTGCCTTAAACGGCGCTCAAGGTGTAGTCATGCTTGATGATGGTTTCACTGAACCGCAGGTGAAAGCATTCTCTGGTTTGCCCGAATGGGGCGTTGCCTTTGTGTTGACCGTATCAATCAATGAACTGCGCGAACCCTTCGTAAATGCGGCGATTAAAGCGGTGTTAGCCGCGGTAATTCTTACCTCAATAGGCGGTTGGTTCTTCTATCGGATTAGTAGGCCAATTATTGTTGATTTGGAAGAGAATGAACTGAAGTATCGCACCTTGTTCGATAACGCCAACGAGGGGGTGTTGCTGCTAGCACCAGAAATAGTGGACTGTAATGATCGTGCCGCAATGATTTTTGGTATGACTAAGTGGGAGCTTCTTGGTCGTGACCTCGATAGCTTTTCGGTGAAAAATCAGGCGTATCAGCAGCCTCGTGACTTCATATCTCGAGCAGAAAATGGCGAGGCTCAGTACTTCTTGTGGCTCGTCCGCGATAGCGGGGGTTCCGAGCATGAACTTGAAGTGATGATGCGAAAAGTGGAGCTCGATGAGCAGGATAGACTTTTGGTCACACTGGTAGACATCACTGATCGTCGAAGAGCGGAGAAGGATCTGCGTGTGGCGGAAAAGGCTATTCGTGACGGCCGTGATCATCTTGCTCACGTCGCACGCCTCAATACCATGGGTGAAATGGCGGCGGGGATTGCTCATGAGATTAATCAACCACTCTCTGCAATTACCACCTATGCCCAGGCGAGTGAAAAGCTACTTCAGCGCCCTGAATTAGATAGAGAGATGATGGAGGAGGCATTCAATCAGATTGCCAAGCAAGCGCGGCGTGCAGGCGAGGTTATCCGACGCCTGCGAGACTTTGTCAATAAGAGTGGCACTAATCTTCAACTCTGGGCTCCTGAAGATATTGTGGCTGAATCTGTGGCGCTTGGCATGGTCGACGCGCGAAAGTATGACATCCCAGTAGTCACTGATCTTCAAGTTGGCATCGCGCCCATCCAAGTTGATGCGGTGCAAATACAGCAAGTATTGATCAATTTGATTCGTAACGCTCTTGAGGCCGTTGCGGCATTCCGACAGTCCGACGGCCAAGTAGATGTGATACTGTTTGCCGAGGATAGGGGTGTCATTATTCAGATTGGCGATAATGGACCTGGGCTTAGTGAGGAAGCGCTTCAGCGTGTATTTCATCCATTCTTCACCACCAAAGCATCGGGGATGGGGATTGGACTATCCATTAGTCACTCCATTGTCCAAGCTCACAAAGGTACTATGAGAGTATTTAATAAAAACGAAGGCGGGGCGGTTTTCGAAGTTTGCCTGCCCTATGCGAAAGCATCGGCGTAGTCGCGCTAAGCTTTGTGTTACAGCATAAATATTCATTTAAAAGTTTGACCAAAAAGGGAAATAAGGCATGAGCGAACAAGCACTAGATGTTGTAATTTACGTTGTTGATGACGACGAAGCAGTACGTGGTTCAATTAGTTTTCTAATGAAGGCCAACGGTTATCGTTGTCAGACATTTGTGGATGCACAAGATTTCTTAGCCAATGCCACGTTAACGAAGCCTGCGGTCGGA
The DNA window shown above is from Umboniibacter marinipuniceus and carries:
- a CDS encoding sensor histidine kinase, which gives rise to MKIRKSYRGRIFGLIIVLITVSVMVMLFTLFTLFRSVAYQNQYILSSYVDNQALLFERMLLEQPDWQVEDRLTVMRRVYSQFDRQTLPINETTGVFEVIVQTNDEMHWLMGGDTIVSSAAYLMEDKVILAALNGAQGVVMLDDGFTEPQVKAFSGLPEWGVAFVLTVSINELREPFVNAAIKAVLAAVILTSIGGWFFYRISRPIIVDLEENELKYRTLFDNANEGVLLLAPEIVDCNDRAAMIFGMTKWELLGRDLDSFSVKNQAYQQPRDFISRAENGEAQYFLWLVRDSGGSEHELEVMMRKVELDEQDRLLVTLVDITDRRRAEKDLRVAEKAIRDGRDHLAHVARLNTMGEMAAGIAHEINQPLSAITTYAQASEKLLQRPELDREMMEEAFNQIAKQARRAGEVIRRLRDFVNKSGTNLQLWAPEDIVAESVALGMVDARKYDIPVVTDLQVGIAPIQVDAVQIQQVLINLIRNALEAVAAFRQSDGQVDVILFAEDRGVIIQIGDNGPGLSEEALQRVFHPFFTTKASGMGIGLSISHSIVQAHKGTMRVFNKNEGGAVFEVCLPYAKASA